The following coding sequences are from one Mycobacterium bourgelatii window:
- a CDS encoding sensor domain-containing protein yields MRRIADYDELTTHGHEAMRNPPPGDLNAPGPCRAAGTSDLTFAPGWNEFRSAGYSGVTDDIDPGGRALVDSVSQAVAIYPNERAARSALDQLLSSLQACVALHDPNYDFTVDKSDATTVRITDQGWSHFYRAKNAVLISVGVVGIEPTERVASVVLQVVTDRVK; encoded by the coding sequence GTGCGGCGTATCGCCGACTACGACGAATTGACCACGCACGGCCATGAAGCCATGCGTAACCCGCCGCCTGGAGATTTGAATGCGCCAGGCCCGTGCCGGGCGGCCGGCACCAGCGATCTGACTTTTGCGCCCGGCTGGAACGAGTTCCGTAGCGCTGGCTATAGCGGCGTCACCGACGACATCGATCCGGGCGGGCGGGCACTGGTCGACTCCGTCAGCCAAGCCGTCGCGATCTACCCAAATGAGCGGGCCGCGCGCAGTGCGCTGGATCAGCTGCTGTCGTCGTTGCAGGCGTGCGTCGCCCTGCACGACCCCAACTACGACTTCACAGTGGACAAGTCCGACGCCACCACCGTGCGGATCACCGACCAGGGCTGGAGTCACTTCTACCGCGCGAAGAACGCGGTGCTGATATCGGTCGGCGTGGTGGGTATCGAGCCCACCGAGCGGGTCGCGAGCGTCGTGCTTCAGGTCGTCACCGATCGAGTCAAATAA
- a CDS encoding ATP-dependent helicase — MSPLADTTATRYSPSELASALGLFPPTDEQAAVIAAPPGPLVVIAGAGAGKTETMAARVVWLIANGYAEPGQVLGLTFTRKAAGQLLRRVRSRLARLAGIGLGPVRPADFESSGPPVVSTYHAFAGSLIRDYGLLLPVEPDTRLLGETELWQLAFDVVNGYGGELRIDKSPTAVTSLVLRLWGQLAEHLVDTTQLRDTHIELERLIHTLPAGPYQRDRGPSQWLLKLLATQTERAELVPLLDALHRRMREEKVMDFSAQMASAARLAATFPQVGQDLRNRYRVVLLDEYQDTGHSQRVALSALFGGGVDDGLALTAVGDPIQSIYGWRGASATNLPRFTTDFPLSDGSPAPILELRTSWRNPPRTLTVANAISAEARRRSVAVRELRARPDASPGTVRCALLPDVQAEREWIADHLHAEYQRAMADGASPPTAAVLVRRNADAAPIADALQARGIPVEVVGLAGLLSIPEVADVVAMLRLVADPTAGAAAMRVLTGPRWRLGASDLAALWRRARALIGTPAVTESATPESIAMAAAADADTACLADAIIDPGSPDDYSDAGYERIGALAAELTALRGHLDHSLPDLVAEVRRTIGVDCEVRARTAVSGEWAGAEHLDAFADVVASYAERTMASGSNHEPTVAGLLAYLDVAAVVENGLPPAELAVARDRVQVLTVHAAKGLEWQVVAVAHLSGGTFPSTASRSSWLTDPGELPPLLRGDRASVGTLGIPVLDTSNVTNRKQLSDKISEHRSQLDQRRIDEERRLLYVAVTRAEDTLLVSGHHWGSTGMKPRGPSAFLCELKDIIDRSTADGDPCGVVELWAPEPAEGERNPLRDNVVEAVWPVDPLATRREDVERGAGLVLEAMATDAPDAGSEHADGEGWIADVDALLAERARASQPPTVTLPSQLSVSGLVELARDPAAARRLVHRLPTRPDPHALLGNAFHSWVQQFYGAELLFDLGDLPGAADAEVGDNEELAALQAAFAESPWAARTPIAIEVPFEMPIGDTVVRGRIDAVFADSDGGATVVDWKTGEPPRGAEAMRQAAVQLAVYRLAWAALCGCPASSVRTAFYYVRSGTTVIPDELPAADELAALLADSGRPFEG; from the coding sequence GTGAGCCCCCTAGCGGACACGACGGCCACCCGATACAGCCCGAGCGAATTGGCTTCGGCGCTGGGGCTTTTCCCGCCGACCGACGAGCAGGCGGCGGTCATTGCCGCGCCGCCGGGCCCGTTGGTCGTCATCGCGGGCGCCGGTGCCGGCAAGACCGAGACCATGGCCGCGCGCGTGGTGTGGCTGATCGCCAACGGCTACGCCGAACCCGGCCAGGTGCTGGGGCTGACCTTCACCCGCAAGGCCGCTGGTCAGCTGCTGCGCCGCGTCCGATCCCGGCTGGCCAGGCTGGCGGGTATCGGCCTGGGTCCGGTACGTCCCGCGGACTTCGAGTCGTCGGGTCCTCCGGTGGTCAGCACCTATCACGCCTTCGCCGGGTCACTGATCCGTGATTACGGCCTGCTGCTGCCCGTGGAGCCGGACACGCGCCTGCTAGGGGAAACCGAGCTGTGGCAGCTGGCGTTCGACGTGGTCAACGGATACGGCGGCGAGCTTCGCATCGACAAGTCCCCGACCGCGGTGACCTCATTGGTGCTGCGGTTGTGGGGGCAACTTGCCGAACACCTGGTGGACACCACCCAGCTGCGCGATACGCACATCGAACTGGAACGACTCATCCACACTCTTCCCGCGGGGCCATACCAACGTGACCGCGGGCCCAGCCAGTGGCTGCTGAAGCTGCTGGCCACCCAGACCGAGCGCGCCGAGCTCGTGCCGTTGCTGGACGCGTTGCACCGGCGCATGCGCGAAGAGAAGGTCATGGACTTCAGTGCGCAAATGGCGTCGGCCGCACGGTTGGCGGCGACTTTCCCACAGGTGGGTCAGGACTTGCGCAACCGCTACCGGGTGGTGTTGCTCGACGAATATCAGGACACCGGGCATTCCCAGCGCGTTGCGTTGTCGGCACTGTTCGGCGGCGGCGTCGACGACGGGCTGGCGTTGACCGCCGTCGGCGACCCCATTCAATCGATCTACGGGTGGCGTGGTGCCTCGGCGACGAACCTGCCGCGCTTCACCACCGATTTCCCGCTGTCCGACGGCAGCCCGGCGCCCATCTTGGAGCTTCGCACCAGCTGGCGTAACCCGCCGCGAACTCTGACCGTGGCCAACGCCATCTCCGCCGAGGCGCGACGTCGTTCCGTCGCAGTGCGTGAACTGCGCGCCCGTCCGGACGCCTCGCCGGGGACCGTCCGCTGTGCATTGCTACCCGATGTGCAGGCTGAACGGGAGTGGATCGCCGACCATCTACACGCGGAGTACCAGCGCGCCATGGCTGACGGCGCCAGCCCGCCCACTGCCGCGGTACTGGTGCGGCGCAATGCCGACGCGGCACCCATCGCCGATGCGCTGCAAGCCCGCGGCATCCCGGTTGAAGTCGTCGGGCTGGCCGGATTGTTGTCTATTCCCGAGGTGGCCGACGTGGTTGCCATGCTGCGGCTGGTCGCGGACCCGACGGCCGGTGCTGCGGCCATGCGGGTGCTGACGGGTCCGCGTTGGCGCCTCGGCGCCAGCGACCTCGCAGCGTTATGGCGACGCGCACGCGCGTTGATCGGGACTCCGGCGGTCACCGAATCCGCCACTCCCGAGTCCATCGCGATGGCGGCCGCCGCCGACGCCGACACCGCGTGCCTGGCTGACGCCATCATCGACCCAGGATCCCCAGACGACTATTCGGACGCCGGATATGAGCGCATCGGCGCGTTGGCCGCTGAGCTGACCGCCTTGCGCGGCCACCTGGATCATTCGCTGCCAGACCTGGTCGCCGAGGTGCGCCGGACAATCGGTGTCGACTGCGAAGTCCGTGCCCGGACGGCGGTGTCGGGGGAGTGGGCTGGCGCAGAACACCTCGATGCGTTCGCCGATGTCGTCGCGAGCTACGCCGAGCGGACGATGGCCAGCGGCTCAAACCACGAGCCCACTGTCGCGGGCCTGCTTGCCTATCTGGACGTTGCCGCGGTAGTCGAGAACGGCTTGCCCCCTGCTGAATTGGCGGTCGCCCGCGACCGGGTGCAGGTGCTCACCGTTCACGCCGCAAAGGGTCTGGAGTGGCAGGTGGTGGCGGTAGCTCACCTGTCCGGCGGGACCTTCCCGTCGACCGCGTCGCGAAGCAGCTGGCTGACCGACCCCGGCGAACTGCCGCCGCTACTGCGCGGCGACCGTGCCTCGGTGGGTACTCTGGGCATCCCGGTGCTGGACACTTCCAACGTCACCAACCGAAAACAACTGTCGGACAAGATCTCTGAGCACCGTAGTCAACTCGATCAACGGCGCATCGACGAGGAGCGTCGCCTGCTGTACGTGGCTGTTACCCGGGCCGAGGACACTCTGCTGGTGTCAGGTCACCATTGGGGCTCCACCGGCATGAAGCCGCGCGGGCCATCGGCATTCCTGTGCGAGCTCAAGGACATCATCGACCGGTCAACCGCTGACGGTGACCCATGCGGGGTGGTGGAACTGTGGGCGCCCGAGCCGGCCGAGGGTGAGCGGAACCCGTTGCGTGACAATGTCGTCGAAGCAGTGTGGCCGGTTGACCCATTGGCGACCCGCCGCGAAGACGTCGAGCGTGGAGCCGGCTTGGTGTTGGAAGCGATGGCGACAGACGCGCCCGACGCGGGCAGTGAACACGCCGACGGCGAGGGATGGATCGCCGACGTCGATGCGCTCCTGGCTGAGCGTGCGCGCGCGTCCCAACCGCCAACCGTCACGCTGCCGAGCCAGTTGTCGGTCAGCGGTCTGGTGGAGCTGGCCCGGGACCCCGCCGCGGCGCGGCGCCTCGTCCATCGGCTACCCACCCGCCCGGACCCACACGCGTTGTTGGGCAACGCATTCCACTCCTGGGTTCAGCAATTCTACGGCGCCGAGTTGCTGTTCGACCTGGGCGATCTGCCGGGTGCCGCCGACGCCGAAGTGGGAGACAACGAAGAACTGGCCGCGTTGCAGGCCGCGTTCGCCGAATCCCCCTGGGCGGCCCGCACACCCATCGCCATCGAGGTGCCGTTCGAAATGCCGATTGGTGACACCGTGGTACGCGGCCGCATTGACGCGGTGTTCGCCGACTCCGACGGGGGCGCCACGGTGGTGGACTGGAAAACCGGCGAGCCGCCGCGCGGGGCGGAAGCCATGCGCCAGGCAGCTGTCCAACTCGCTGTGTACCGGCTGGCGTGGGCCGCGTTGTGCGGCTGCCCCGCGTCATCGGTGCGAACTGCCTTCTACTACGTGCGCAGCGGAACCACCGTCATCCCCGATGAATTGCCCGCGGCCGACGAGCTCGCCGCGCTACTGGCTGACTCCGGTCGCCCCTTTGAGGGCTGA
- a CDS encoding TOMM precursor leader peptide-binding protein, producing MPQDPSYTLDPAMPILLRPDGAVQVGWDPRRAVLVRPPSGLSPAKLATLLQSMRLPIPIDELQRQAAGRGLGDADGLAELVAQLVSAGIVTPGNRPARGRTASIRVHGRGPLSDLLVESLRCSGARIGHSSQSHAAVTPAGVDLVVLSDYLVADPRMVRELHNAGIAHLPVRVRDGTGLVGPLVIPGATSCLACADLHRADRDAAWPAIAAQLRDTVGVADRATLLATAALALSQINLVIAAVRGQAATPDPPSALNATLEFDLNAGSIVARHWTRHPLCSC from the coding sequence ATGCCGCAGGACCCGTCTTACACACTCGATCCGGCTATGCCGATCTTGTTGCGACCCGACGGCGCCGTGCAGGTTGGCTGGGACCCTCGGCGTGCGGTTCTGGTCCGTCCACCAAGTGGCCTGTCCCCGGCCAAGTTGGCCACGTTGCTGCAGTCCATGCGATTGCCGATCCCGATCGACGAACTGCAGCGTCAGGCGGCCGGCCGCGGTCTGGGGGACGCCGACGGGCTGGCGGAGCTGGTCGCCCAGCTGGTGAGCGCGGGTATCGTTACCCCGGGTAACCGGCCCGCCCGCGGGCGGACGGCGTCAATTCGCGTACACGGGCGCGGGCCGCTGTCGGACCTGCTCGTCGAATCGCTGCGCTGCTCGGGCGCTCGAATCGGGCACAGCAGCCAATCGCACGCGGCCGTCACACCAGCCGGGGTGGACCTGGTGGTCCTGTCCGACTACCTAGTGGCGGACCCGCGCATGGTGCGCGAGTTGCACAACGCAGGCATCGCGCACCTTCCCGTGCGGGTGCGGGACGGCACCGGGTTAGTGGGGCCGCTGGTCATCCCCGGTGCAACAAGCTGCTTGGCGTGCGCTGACCTGCATCGCGCCGACCGGGACGCCGCCTGGCCCGCCATCGCGGCGCAGCTACGTGACACCGTCGGCGTCGCCGACCGCGCCACGCTGCTCGCCACCGCCGCACTGGCACTCAGTCAGATAAACCTGGTGATCGCCGCCGTCCGCGGGCAGGCGGCGACCCCCGATCCGCCGTCGGCGCTCAACGCCACCTTGGAGTTCGACCTCAACGCCGGCTCGATCGTGGCGCGCCACTGGACCCGGCATCCGCTGTGTTCGTGCTGA
- the mrx1 gene encoding mycoredoxin Mrx1: MTNAALTIYTTTWCGYCFRLKTALKANGISYDEVDIEQDPEAAEFVGSVNGGNRTVPTVKFADGSTMTNPSAAQVKAKLADVAG, translated from the coding sequence ATGACCAACGCTGCGCTCACGATCTACACAACCACCTGGTGTGGCTACTGCTTTCGGCTGAAGACAGCGCTCAAGGCCAACGGGATCTCCTACGACGAGGTCGACATCGAGCAAGACCCTGAGGCAGCGGAGTTCGTCGGCTCGGTTAACGGCGGCAATCGGACGGTTCCGACGGTGAAGTTCGCCGACGGGTCCACCATGACCAACCCGAGCGCAGCCCAAGTCAAGGCAAAGCTGGCGGACGTCGCCGGCTGA
- a CDS encoding macrolide-binding ATPase MABP-1, giving the protein MDDGPVSEIKRGRAARNAKLASLPVGMAGRAALGFGKRLTGKSKDEVNAELMEKAAHQLFTVLGELKGGAMKVGQALSVMEAAIPEQFGQPYREALTKLQKDAPPLPAAKVHRVLDAQLGTKWRQRFSEFDDKPVASASIGQVHKAVWSDGREVAVKIQYPGADEALRADLKTMQRLVSVFKQLAPGADIQGIVDELIERTEMELDYRLEADNQRAFAKAYQDHPRFLIPHVVASAPKVVIQEWIDGIPMSHIIRDGTPEQRDRVGTLLLELVFDAPGRLGLLHGDAHPGNFMLLPDGKLGVIDFGAVAPLPGGYPPELGMTIRLARDKNYDLLLPTMEKIGFIQRGQQVSVRDIDEMLRQYVEPVEVDVFHYNRKWLQRMTATQFQFDRSVSQIKTARQMDLPPKLAIPMRVIASVSAILCQLDAHVPIKALMEELIPGFTEPTSAIV; this is encoded by the coding sequence ATGGATGATGGTCCTGTGTCAGAGATCAAACGCGGACGCGCCGCGCGTAACGCCAAGCTCGCAAGTCTGCCGGTAGGGATGGCCGGCCGGGCGGCACTCGGGTTCGGTAAACGCCTCACGGGCAAGTCAAAAGACGAGGTCAACGCCGAACTGATGGAGAAGGCCGCCCACCAGTTGTTCACCGTTTTGGGTGAGCTCAAGGGCGGAGCCATGAAGGTGGGCCAGGCCCTGTCGGTGATGGAAGCGGCCATTCCCGAGCAGTTCGGCCAGCCCTACCGCGAAGCGTTGACCAAGCTCCAGAAAGACGCCCCACCCTTGCCCGCGGCCAAGGTGCACCGGGTGCTGGACGCACAGCTGGGCACCAAGTGGCGCCAGCGATTCAGTGAATTCGACGACAAGCCGGTGGCCTCCGCCAGCATTGGTCAGGTGCACAAGGCGGTCTGGTCCGATGGCCGCGAAGTGGCCGTCAAGATCCAGTACCCCGGCGCCGACGAGGCGCTGCGCGCCGACCTGAAGACCATGCAGCGGTTGGTCAGTGTGTTCAAGCAGCTCGCACCGGGCGCCGATATTCAGGGCATTGTGGACGAACTGATCGAGCGCACGGAGATGGAGCTCGACTATCGGTTGGAGGCCGACAACCAGCGCGCCTTTGCCAAGGCATACCAGGATCACCCGCGTTTCCTGATACCGCACGTCGTGGCGAGCGCACCCAAGGTGGTGATCCAGGAATGGATCGACGGCATTCCGATGTCGCACATCATCCGGGACGGAACTCCCGAGCAGCGTGACCGCGTCGGAACCCTGCTGCTGGAGCTGGTGTTCGACGCACCGGGCCGATTGGGACTGCTGCACGGCGACGCCCACCCCGGGAACTTCATGTTGCTGCCCGACGGCAAGCTGGGCGTGATCGACTTCGGTGCGGTGGCGCCGCTGCCCGGCGGCTATCCCCCCGAACTCGGCATGACCATCCGGTTGGCTCGGGATAAGAACTATGACCTGCTGTTGCCGACGATGGAGAAGATCGGGTTCATTCAACGCGGTCAGCAGGTGTCGGTACGCGACATCGACGAGATGTTGCGCCAGTACGTCGAACCCGTCGAGGTGGATGTCTTCCACTACAACCGCAAGTGGCTGCAGCGGATGACGGCGACCCAGTTCCAGTTCGACCGGTCGGTCTCCCAGATCAAGACCGCGCGGCAGATGGACTTGCCGCCCAAGCTGGCCATTCCGATGCGCGTCATCGCCTCGGTCTCCGCGATCCTGTGCCAGCTGGATGCGCATGTGCCGATCAAGGCGTTGATGGAGGAGCTTATCCCCGGTTTCACGGAGCCGACCAGCGCGATCGTCTGA
- a CDS encoding ATP-dependent DNA helicase UvrD2 — MPLVADPLTAELDDEQREAVLAPRGPVCVLAGAGTGKTRTITHRIAQLVTSGHVSAGQVLAVTFTQRAAGEMRSRLRSLDMIAQSGVGSVQALTFHAAAHRQLRYFWPRVVGDSRWELLDSKFAVVARAASRCRLNTSTDGVRDLAGEIEWAKASLIGPEDYASAVAAISRDTPLEAAKIADVYAAYEALKVRDEAVTLLDFDDLLLHTAAAIENDPAVAQEFRDRYRCFVVDEYQDVTPLQQRVLSAWLGERDDLTVVGDANQTIYSFTGASPRFLLDFSRRFPDATVVRLERDYRSTPQVVSLANQVIAAARGRVAGSKLQLSGQRPPGPAPSFHEHPDEPTEAAAVAASIARLIEAGTAPAEIAVLYRVNAQSEVYEEALTEAGIAYQVRGGEGFFNRQEIKQALLALQRAAERGVDAAPETDLPQIVRGILEPLGLTAEEPVGTRARDRWEALTALAQLVDDEVAQRPQLELPGLLAELRTRADSRHPPVVQGVTLASLHAAKGLEWDAVFLVGLVDGTLPISHALAYGPDSERVEEERRLLYVGITRARVHLALSWALARASGGRQSRKPSRFLNGIAPQTRIEAAPAKSRRSKGTPTRCRICNKDLTTPAAIMLRRCETCAGDVDENLLLQLKEWRLNTAKEQNVPAYIVFSDNTLIAIAEMRPTDEAALIAIPGIGARKLEQYGTDVLDLVRQSR; from the coding sequence ATGCCGTTGGTCGCCGACCCCTTGACCGCCGAGCTGGACGACGAGCAACGCGAAGCCGTGCTCGCCCCGCGCGGACCAGTCTGTGTGCTTGCGGGCGCTGGGACGGGCAAGACCCGCACCATCACGCACCGCATCGCACAACTCGTCACCTCTGGTCATGTCTCGGCCGGGCAGGTGCTCGCGGTGACGTTCACGCAGCGCGCGGCGGGGGAGATGCGTTCCCGGTTGCGCTCACTCGACATGATCGCGCAATCGGGTGTCGGCTCTGTGCAGGCGCTCACCTTCCACGCTGCAGCACACCGCCAGCTGCGGTATTTCTGGCCCCGGGTGGTCGGTGACTCGCGTTGGGAGCTGCTGGACAGCAAGTTCGCCGTGGTGGCCCGCGCTGCCAGCCGCTGCCGACTGAACACCAGCACCGACGGCGTGCGGGACCTGGCCGGCGAAATCGAGTGGGCCAAGGCTTCGTTGATCGGCCCCGAGGACTACGCGAGTGCAGTCGCCGCGATCAGCAGGGACACTCCGCTGGAGGCGGCCAAGATCGCCGACGTCTACGCCGCGTACGAGGCGCTCAAAGTCCGCGATGAGGCCGTCACTTTGCTCGACTTCGACGACCTGCTGTTGCACACGGCGGCCGCGATTGAAAACGACCCCGCGGTGGCCCAGGAGTTCCGGGACCGCTACCGCTGCTTTGTCGTCGACGAGTACCAGGACGTCACACCGTTGCAGCAACGCGTCCTGTCGGCGTGGCTGGGGGAGCGGGATGATCTCACCGTCGTCGGCGACGCCAACCAGACCATCTACTCCTTCACCGGGGCTTCGCCGCGTTTCCTACTCGACTTCTCCCGCCGGTTCCCCGACGCGACGGTGGTTCGACTGGAGCGTGACTACCGATCCACCCCTCAGGTCGTGTCCCTGGCCAACCAGGTGATCGCGGCGGCACGCGGCCGCGTGGCAGGCAGCAAGCTGCAGCTTTCCGGTCAGCGTCCACCCGGCCCCGCCCCGTCGTTCCACGAACATCCCGACGAGCCCACCGAAGCCGCCGCTGTGGCAGCTTCGATCGCCCGGCTCATCGAGGCTGGGACAGCGCCGGCCGAGATTGCCGTCCTCTACCGCGTCAACGCGCAGTCCGAGGTCTATGAGGAGGCGTTGACCGAGGCCGGGATCGCTTATCAGGTCCGCGGCGGCGAAGGCTTTTTCAACCGCCAGGAGATCAAGCAGGCCCTGCTGGCGCTGCAGCGCGCGGCGGAGCGAGGCGTCGACGCGGCCCCAGAAACGGATTTGCCGCAGATCGTACGCGGGATCCTGGAACCGCTGGGACTGACCGCCGAGGAGCCCGTCGGTACCCGAGCCAGAGACCGCTGGGAGGCGCTCACCGCCCTCGCTCAACTCGTCGACGACGAGGTGGCCCAGCGTCCGCAGCTCGAACTACCCGGATTGCTGGCCGAGTTACGCACGCGCGCCGACTCACGCCACCCACCGGTGGTGCAAGGCGTCACGCTGGCTTCGCTGCACGCGGCGAAGGGTTTGGAGTGGGACGCGGTGTTTCTCGTCGGGTTGGTCGACGGCACGCTACCGATCTCACACGCGTTGGCATACGGGCCCGACAGCGAGCGCGTCGAGGAAGAACGTCGCCTGCTGTACGTCGGAATCACAAGAGCGCGAGTGCATTTGGCGCTCAGTTGGGCGCTGGCGCGGGCGTCGGGCGGGCGGCAGAGCCGCAAACCGTCGCGTTTCCTCAACGGCATCGCCCCCCAGACACGCATCGAGGCTGCACCGGCCAAGTCCCGCCGCAGTAAGGGCACCCCGACCCGCTGCCGGATTTGCAACAAGGACCTGACCACGCCGGCGGCCATCATGCTGCGGCGCTGCGAGACATGTGCCGGCGACGTCGACGAAAACTTGCTGCTGCAGCTCAAGGAATGGCGGCTCAACACGGCCAAAGAGCAGAACGTGCCGGCTTACATCGTGTTCAGCGACAACACCCTGATCGCGATCGCGGAGATGCGACCCACCGACGAGGCGGCCCTGATCGCGATCCCCGGCATCGGCGCGCGCAAGCTCGAGCAGTATGGCACCGACGTGCTCGACCTCGTGCGGCAATCCCGCTGA
- a CDS encoding potassium channel family protein: MAKGSWRRLRRLDERLTVQPSYALVGVLRIPQGQAGPMRIISRRIAIAVTALLVASVVVYLDRDGYRDVQGDRLSFLDCLYYSAVTLSTTGYGDITPISEFARTVNIFVITPLRIAFLILLVGTTLEVVTETSRQALKIQRWRSKVRNHTVVIGYGTKGKTAIAAMLGDEAVPGDIVVVDTDRAALDRAAAAGLVTVHGDATKSDVLRLASVQHASAIIVATSRDDTAVLVTLTAREISPQSKIVAAIREAENQHLLRQSGADSVVVSSETAGRLLGLATTTPSVVEMIEDLLTPDAGLVIAEREVEPTEVGGSPRHLRDIVLGVVRNGDLLRIDSPEVDAVEAGDRLLYIRTAGH; the protein is encoded by the coding sequence GTGGCGAAAGGTAGCTGGCGGCGGCTGAGGCGTCTGGACGAGCGATTGACCGTCCAGCCCAGCTATGCGCTGGTCGGCGTGCTGCGCATTCCCCAGGGCCAAGCCGGGCCCATGCGCATCATCTCGCGTCGGATCGCCATCGCGGTGACCGCCCTGCTCGTTGCCTCCGTGGTTGTGTACCTCGACCGCGACGGCTACCGCGACGTGCAGGGTGACCGACTGAGCTTCCTTGACTGCCTTTACTACTCGGCGGTGACGCTGTCCACGACCGGTTACGGCGACATCACCCCCATTTCCGAGTTTGCCCGTACGGTCAACATCTTCGTCATCACGCCGCTGCGTATTGCATTCCTGATCTTGTTGGTCGGCACGACCTTGGAAGTTGTCACCGAAACGTCCCGACAGGCACTGAAGATTCAGCGATGGAGGAGCAAGGTGCGCAACCACACCGTCGTCATCGGCTACGGGACCAAGGGCAAGACGGCCATCGCGGCCATGCTCGGCGACGAGGCGGTCCCCGGAGACATCGTCGTCGTCGACACCGATCGGGCGGCGCTGGACCGTGCCGCGGCCGCCGGATTGGTCACCGTGCACGGTGATGCCACCAAATCCGACGTGCTCCGACTTGCCAGCGTTCAGCACGCATCCGCGATCATCGTGGCCACCAGCCGGGACGACACCGCGGTACTCGTTACCCTGACGGCCCGCGAGATCTCGCCGCAGTCAAAGATCGTGGCCGCAATCCGAGAGGCCGAGAATCAACACCTGCTACGGCAATCGGGGGCGGACTCCGTGGTGGTCTCCTCGGAAACGGCCGGCCGGTTGCTCGGCCTGGCCACCACCACGCCCAGCGTGGTGGAAATGATTGAGGACCTGCTGACGCCGGATGCTGGGCTTGTCATTGCAGAACGCGAGGTCGAGCCGACAGAGGTCGGTGGATCTCCGCGGCACCTGCGCGACATCGTGCTTGGTGTGGTGCGCAACGGCGACCTGTTGCGAATCGATTCACCCGAGGTAGACGCTGTCGAGGCAGGCGATCGCTTGCTGTACATCCGGACCGCGGGGCATTGA
- the nudC gene encoding NAD(+) diphosphatase, with protein sequence MPGADFQLRETPLLSRVGADRADQLRTDIEAATAGWADAALLRVDSRNQVMIVNGQVALQPAAALGDKPPPEAVFLGRVEGGRHVWAIRSPLEPPDDPDARPEVVDLRRLGKFIDDTTSQLVASATALLNWHDNCRFSAIDGMPTKPARAGWSRVNPLTGHEEFPRIDPAVICLVHDGGDRAVLARQGGWPPRMFSLLAGFVEAGESFEVCVAREIREEIGLTVRDVRYLGSQPWPFPRSLMVGFHAIADPDEPFSFNDGEIAEAAWFTRDEVLAALDAGDWTSKTESNLLLPGSISIARVIIESWARRD encoded by the coding sequence ATGCCAGGGGCTGACTTTCAACTCAGAGAAACCCCGCTGCTATCGCGGGTAGGTGCGGACCGGGCAGATCAACTGCGCACCGACATCGAGGCGGCGACCGCGGGATGGGCGGATGCGGCGCTGCTGCGAGTGGACTCGCGCAATCAGGTCATGATCGTCAACGGACAAGTGGCGCTGCAGCCGGCCGCCGCGTTGGGCGACAAGCCCCCGCCCGAGGCGGTGTTCCTGGGCCGCGTCGAGGGTGGCCGCCATGTGTGGGCCATCCGCAGCCCCCTTGAGCCGCCCGATGATCCCGATGCGCGACCGGAGGTGGTGGACCTTCGTCGGCTCGGCAAATTCATCGACGACACCACCAGCCAATTGGTGGCCAGCGCAACGGCATTGCTGAATTGGCATGACAACTGCCGATTCAGCGCCATCGACGGGATGCCGACGAAGCCCGCCCGAGCAGGTTGGTCACGGGTCAACCCCCTCACCGGGCATGAGGAGTTCCCACGCATCGACCCAGCGGTGATCTGCCTGGTACACGACGGGGGCGACCGGGCGGTGCTGGCGCGGCAAGGTGGGTGGCCGCCGCGGATGTTCTCGCTGCTGGCCGGATTCGTCGAGGCCGGCGAGTCGTTCGAGGTGTGCGTTGCCCGCGAGATCCGCGAGGAGATCGGCCTTACCGTCCGCGACGTGCGCTACCTGGGCAGCCAGCCCTGGCCGTTCCCGCGCTCGCTCATGGTCGGTTTCCACGCGATCGCCGACCCGGACGAGCCGTTCTCATTCAACGACGGCGAGATCGCCGAAGCGGCCTGGTTCACCCGAGACGAGGTGCTCGCCGCGCTGGATGCCGGTGACTGGACCAGCAAGACGGAGTCGAATCTGCTGCTGCCCGGATCGATTTCGATCGCCCGGGTGATCATCGAGTCCTGGGCGAGGCGCGACTGA
- a CDS encoding WhiB family transcriptional regulator, which translates to MSATTVPRQTQSVPKLDLPCHVGDPDLWFADTPADLERAKSLCVSCPVRRQCLAAALERAEPWGVWGGEIFERGSVISRKRPRGRPRKAA; encoded by the coding sequence ATGTCGGCCACGACGGTCCCTAGACAGACGCAGTCGGTCCCCAAGCTGGACCTGCCGTGTCATGTCGGTGACCCCGATCTGTGGTTTGCCGACACCCCGGCTGACCTGGAACGGGCCAAGTCGCTCTGCGTGAGCTGCCCAGTTCGCCGTCAGTGCCTGGCTGCGGCCCTGGAGCGGGCCGAGCCGTGGGGTGTGTGGGGCGGCGAGATCTTCGAGCGCGGCTCGGTGATCAGCCGCAAGCGTCCTCGCGGGCGACCCCGTAAGGCCGCATAG